A region of the Sander vitreus isolate 19-12246 chromosome 1, sanVit1, whole genome shotgun sequence genome:
GGTGCAGTAGGGACACTTGAAGGGCTTACTGCCAGCATGGAGATGCATGTGACCCAGCAGGTTGTACATTCTGTTGAAAGACTTGCCACatacctgaaaaaaaaaaataataataataataaaaaagaaaataaccatatatatatatatataaaaaaaaattaaatcgtgaTTACAACTTCAcaaacgatcacaaaaacagagtaatcagggaaaaacgattattttgcacattacgttttgcaagttaactcttattatatttttatattataatgGGAAAAGTATGGAGGGAactttcacagttcaaggtgttttcactgtttttttgaaTTCATTAGTGAACAAAAGCAacgtctttccaaaagtcaatgagtaatcgtgtgaaataatcgtgatttcaatattgaccaaaataatcgtgattatgattttttttcttcccataaatcgagcagccctaacaCATACATAAACTAATTTAAAAGATATGTATACGTCAAAGTAGCTACTTGTACATGTTGAAAACATCCTGCCTGATGACAGTTGCCTCAAAGCTCACAGTTGGATTTTCTCCCACGGTAAGAATGTGGATTTTATTGTAGCAAAAGCACTGATATCAAAGCGTATTATCCTTATGAAATTTCTCATCCTCACAAAATCCTGTAATATTAAATTATACTGAACTGACATTTCATTTCACACCAAAATGAATTAGAAAATCTTGCCATTATCACCCAGAAtattatcttttttcttttctttttttttttaaataaaatgaatcaagTTCAAACACTCGCCTTGCATTTGAATGGCTTCACAGGCAGGTGGACGATCATGTGGGTCTTAAGGGTCTGTTTCTGGATGAAGCTCTTGAAGCAGACGTGACACTGGAAGGGTCTGACGCTGTTGTGGATCAGCATGTGCCTCTTCAGGTTGGCGGACAGGGTGAACTCCCGGGAACACACGTCACACTTGTGGCCTTTCATCCCCTGCAGGGTCCAAAGAGCAGGAAAGGGTTAATCATTTAGATATAGAAATGTGtactgtcatttttttcctcatcaCATTGTTCACTAAAAATAAGACAAGCGGATGTATTGCTTAATTCAAAGATCGTTTGAACTGTAAGGGGGGGAGGTGCTAGAGAGTTGAAAGGACGACGCTCGGTGATGTAAAAGGGACAGGTGCATTGTGGTTTATTGTAACGGGATGCTATTTATTGTAGTTTGGCTGCCTGCTTGTCAACATAGTTAGCAGTTGGAGCTGCCACAGTGGCTTAAATTGTGCTACTGTAGCTTAATATCTAACGTCATCCACAAAACAACAGGGAAGGTATAACGTTTCTGTCATCTGCATCAAAGAAGAGCATGACGGCTGTGATGGCAAAGCAACCGTTTGTCTGGGATGAGAGGGGCAGTTTTGTTGAACATTTTAACCTAATGATATTCACATCCTGCCTGTGAGAGGTCGATCATTTGTTTGACTTTATCAAAATTCACGGCAGCCATTTTGGGTATACCAAAAGAGATTACTACAgttagagggggaaaaaaaaagccctTTCTACACGTCCTTATTCTGTTCCTGTAATATTCTCAACCACACGCAACAGTATATGTATAAACATTGAAAAGCAGAACACACGAGCAGATAATTCCCGACATCTAAGGCCTTGAGGCTTGTCTCAATGAATGTGCTGCTGCACCATACACTCCACTCTGCAGTTAGCACACAAACAAGTGGATCTGAATAACTGGATTCTGGTTCATGGTGAAGAACAAATAAGTATTACAGGTCACCAGTGGGTCGAGAGACTATGTTTGTATAAGCAGACAAATCTGGCAGACTGTCAGCCTCCCCACAGTCTGCACACCTGTGCTGTGTTGCTGTTGTCCACCAGGGGGAGCAGTGAACAGACATCAGGCTCAAATACAAAAGAGAACATTCTCTCCACTGAGAATACTGACTGCTCTCTCATTTCCATGATGAGTGTGGCTCAGGGTTTTTGTTCCCCTGAAAGTGATCACATTTATAAATCCTTAGGAATTCAGCATTTTCATTTGCCAATGTGTGTGAGCTATAATAGAAACACTATCCATCCAttgctctgtgtgtgaaataaaatgtcaagCAATTCATCTATCTGTGGGAAGTAAAAAGTCTAGCAATTCCCAAAACAAATGCCTCGTTCgaaaatgtgaaatgaagaGTGCGGTTTCAGAGAAATGTCAAGATGTCACATGTTGTGTATTTTAGAACAACAAAATGATCAAGGCCTAAAAACCGGACAAATTAGGGAAATGATAGTCCTGTGGtaatattaaattaattgtGCTCCCTCAGTGTCctcatctctcttttcctcacctgtgtgtgtgtgtgtgtgtgtgtgtgtagaacacACACGGGGCACTGAgcaattacatttcattcagcCAAAGTCTATAATGAGGAGTAGGCTACATGAAGATGCTCAGCATTGTGCATGTACAGACTCAAATCTTTGTGAAAATGCAGCACTGAACAGATATCTGTTCTACTTCTCATTTccttaattaaaacatttaaagtgaAAGGGACTTTTTACATCTTACAGGAGAATTAATCTGTCCTTATTTGTTAACATGAACAAACCTCTTTCAAAGGTAGAATCTCAATTCTCCCCAGGGCACACATCCTGGAGCTGGCTCTATTGAATAGAGAATGAGTGATAAACTGTGCTCAGGGTTATCCTGATCCAGACTTGTTAGCACTACAATGAAAAAAGCCTTATATGgacggaaaaaaaagaagcaaattcTGACCTTGGTGTGGGACATTTTGCTGTTTCTATCCACTTCTATTCTGACCCCAGCAATCCCATGGAAGTTTTAGTCACAACAAAAGTCAGACCTAAAGACACAACGGACGCAGTAGAGAGTATGGATGCCTGCCAGGATAAGTTCTCCTACCTGCCTACTTCACCCAGATCTGAGTGGGTAAAGTACAGAAGATGAACACAGGTGTGGTAGCCTCCCTTTAGTGATCTGATagttcccccttttttgtgtGCCTGTTTGCTTTCACTCTCTATTCTCATTTTCTTCTACATGGCAAAAGAAAAGCCATTAACAGTCTCATTATCTATGCAGGTAATATGTATAGTGCGTCTGTAACTAGAGCAGTCAGGAAGTCTGGGTTGGAGCGGAAGTGTCAGTACCTTATGAGTGAGCGAGTGCTGACGTAGGTGGTGGAGCTGCACAAACTCCAGGCCGCACTGGGAGCAGGTGTAAGGCCTCGGACTCTGGTGCTTCAGCAGGTGGTTCTGGAGCTGGCTACGGTAGGCGAACGACTTGTTGCACTCAGTGCACTGGAAGGTGTGGGGGCCCTGGTGGCTGGTTTGGTGGCGTTTGAGGTGGGCGTAGGTGGGGAACTCCATGCCACACTGAGAGCAGACATGACAACGTCCGCGCTCGTGCTTCACCTCGTGCGCTCGCAGCTCGCTGGGATAAGCAAAGCCACGGCGGCAGAAGCGGCAGCTGTAGGGCTTGACGTCAGTGTGTTGGAGCATGTGTCGCTTCAGGTGGCTGGTCTGGGTGAAGCCCTTCTTGCAGACGGTGCATTTGTGGGGACGCGTGCCTTGGTGGGTCAGCAGGTGGGTTTGAAGATGACTGGGCTGCTTGAAGAGCTTCCCGCAATGTGGACAGGCGTGTGGTTTGATGCCATTGTGGCCCAGGATGTGCGTGACCAAGTTGTATTTGGAGGTGTACGATTTATCACACATGCGGCACTTCCAGCGCTTCAGACCATCTCCCACATCCACGCAGTAAGATTCATCAATCTGGATATTGATATCTAGCCGGTCCACTCTGCGGCCGCCGTGGCGACGAGGAGGCTGGGGGTGCGGAGGCTGCTGATGCTGCGCTCCTGCATTCCCATCCGTCCACATCATGTTCTGGCTGCCGTCTTCGTACTCGCCCGCCATGCCCATTTCGGCCGAATCATAGCTGCCCACTTCGCTGGTCTGGAAGTAGCTGCTGATGGCTTCGTCCTGCTGGGTGGGCTTCATCATGTTGTTCCCCTGGTGTTCTACCTCTTCTTCGTCCTCTCTGCCACCTCGACCGTGGCCCCCCATAGGGCGCTGGCTCTGCAGTCCTCTGTGGCCCTGCTCCCCTCCTCTGTGGCTCACCTGGGGGGGAGGAGGGTGACCGTGTGTGTTGGCTTGCGGCTGGTTGGATGCTTCCCGCTCACACTCTGCACAGTTCTTGTTGTTGCCTCTGAGGGTGGCTGGATCCACTTGTACCAAACCACCTCTGGGAGCCAGATTGTTAAGCATGTGGACACAGGAGGACATTGCAGAGTTCACCACTTCCCCTTTCACATGGGAAGAGGACACATGGGATGAGGACACGTCACCGCCTTGAAGGCTGTGACGATCGGGGCCCACCATTTTCGCCTCTGGATGTTGAGGGGGCCCCTGCTGCCACCTCCTCTGACTGCAGCTGGGTTGCATCTGTCCGTCTTCTCCCAAGTTGTCTCCCAGATAATCTCCGTTGGCTCCGATAAGCTGGTCTGCGTACTCGTAGTCGACGCCGTCTACTGGTGGTGCGGGGGACTCTTTGGGTTCGCCGGTGTAGAAGCCGTTGGGTGCAATGGTAGCGCCGAACACTTCATTCTGGGAGATGAGACCTAGCACGGCGGCCTGGGCCAGGGACAGCACGACTAcggggtctgtctgtgtgcctatGTCCACCAGCCTGGCCATTACCTTGGGCTCACATCTACCCAGGCGCCGGCTCGCCTCCTCCTGgaacaaaaagagacacaaatacacagacaagGCATCAGCACTGCAAGGAAGCAATTATCAAAGTATATCTGACTATAAAGATACAAACAGCAAATTGAGTTCGTTCTAACTCATTCTACTGTACGATATTGAGGggggaaataaatgaaatgtcttAAGTTTAGGTAAAGGTTTGTTGTTTCAGCTAATTTCTCAACTCTAACTTATGACCAAAATGAGTGTGGAGAAGCTAAGAAAACAATCAAGAACACAACCTCGCTTGCTCTTGATAACATGAAAACAGCGTGCATTTGTCAATACAGGACACTTAGGCAACAAACAATCTAAACTAAGGCAGAAAAGTAATGACAATAATTTGGCTTCAGTCACACTACAGCATACTGTCCTTCAATGAGAATGTGTCCGTCATCAAAAGTGATCCAATGAGGACAAAAAGATGTCGAGGCTCATCATCCAATCAGAGTGTCTCTTTAAGCCGGTTGTCGACAGATaggagaaagacacagagagagaaagaaatgttgattgattcaaatttgattgatttAATTTGTGAAGGAGCCCTTTATTGCAAATTGGACTGAGACACAAACACTATGAAAGACAACATCCTAATCCAGCATGCTAACCATGTATggctcggtgtgtgtgtgtgtgtgtgtgtgtgtgtgttgtgggggATTAGATGGCCTACTGGtctacacaaaaacacacacattcaagtgtaagagggggaaaaagagaaagaaaatactgagcaagattaagaaataaaaaaagaatgtaaaagcaggagaggagacaaaaacagaggagagcagagagagaacacagagggaaaagcagagacagagagagggagggagggagagagggagggaagcaggagagagagagcttagAGCAGGCAAGAGTCTagtggaggggaggggggagagaaaaaaagaaaaaagagaatatGAAAGGTAGAGGGAGAGTGAAGGAGAGATAAggagaagagggggggggggggagggaaagacgaaagcagagagagagagagagagagagacactggagagggagggggagagctGAGTGAAAAAGTGAGAGGGTGAGTGTGGCAGCAGTCgaaagagagcaagagaaagaaagagaaaaaaaagatatgtagagacagagagacagggagaggcaGTGAGCAACcaggagacagaaggagaaagaaaatgacaaaatgaaagCCAGACAGaatgaaagataaaaaaaattgtgaagcGAAACAGAGCAAGtgagagacaaagaggaaggaagaagaGTTTAAAAGCTCAAAAGAGGGCAAATAAAGTCAATACCAGACACAATCCTTAATTAGTGAGAAATAAGAAATCTGCAAAGggcaactttaaaaacaaaaacaaaaaaactacaaagagccaaaGCATCGCTGAAGGCAGCTTTCTACCTGTCGTCTTTCAGCTGGGAGTGTGATCAACCCATGTTGCCTACCGAGGTGTAAACTACCCAACATGCTACGAGTGAGAGCCAATAAACTCACCACGCTCCTCCTGCTGTGAGGTTTCAGGTGCTTTAAGGATCTCATTCTTCAGTGCGAGTGTTGAGTGAGAACAGGCTACGTTCGCCTCTGATTTATATGTGAGGGATGAGGGGAGGCGGGGCTAACATAGCCCGCCTCCACCCCGCTTCGTCTTCTTCTTCAACACAGTTTCGGCAGGGACTCTGGTCACACCAGCCAgaccagacacaaacaaacaaacaaatattctTCCAACAAATCAACATGTGGCCAGtaggtttaaaaaacaaaaaatgtgcagCTCATATATCACACAAGGCTCCTTGCTAGTCTGATGATAAATGGGTCACCTCAAAGTCCCAAGACACAAACActaccaacaacaaaaaataaaatcaacatcATATCAGTCGGAAATTATGTCTCCACCAGGCTGACTCCCGCCTCACTCTCGTTCCCTTCTTCCATCTCCGTCTGTCATTCCTTGTCTTTGTTTCTgcctatctctgtctctcttcctttaTGTCTTTTCTCTATCTATTGCCGcgtccttttctctctctctctctctctctctctctctctctctctctctctctctcttgtaagGTTTATAAGTATGGAAAAGTGTTGGAAGATTGTTTAATGCACAGACTTGAATGCAAGTGTGTGATAGGGAAAGGGGAAGAAGAAcatagggagggagagagggagagggagagagagagagagagagagagagagagagagagagagagagagatggaaggtGCCTGACAAGGAGATGGGCGAATAGAAGAGAGGgaaaatggagaaagagaggaagcgAGAGTGGAAGAAAAGAAtactgaagaaaaagaaaggggaggggtggaagggagagacagaaaaagagagagagagagagagagagagagcgagagagacggAGGGGGATGGGAAGAGGAGTGGAGCAGAATGCGGTAAAAGAATAAGAAgaaatggaagatggatggagggaaAGAAACAGATGAGAGTAAAGGAACAAATAAAGGTATTGTGCTACTCTTAGCGATGCAGCAAACATGCCAACgtatccctctctccttccatcactcactcactcactcactcacacacacacacacacacacacacacacacacacacacacacacacacacacacacacacacacacacacacacacacacacacacacggccactGGTTGACACCTTAGAAAACACGTTTGAGGTACCGTGAAGAACTATCATCTCTTTTCACTACATCTCACGACAAGCAAAATTAGGGAAGCTTGGAGACATGAGATAGCTGCCGCGGAGCTGTGAGACGGGGCCAACGGTGGCCTGAGAGTCCACAAAGGTCATGCCAATGCAGAAACTGAGACAACACAAAAGCTGCAAACTATGGAGGCAAATGAGAAAATGGGAATCaatagactgactgactgacacttCCTCCCAAGAAATGAATACATGTGCATTACATATACAAAAACTACATTCAAGATGTCTTCTATGCATATCAACACTTTAGTTAGTGTCAACACATGGGAGGACTCGTGAAAGGGTGTAAATAGACAAACCAAAGCCTGATTTACTTTGCTGGAATTCCCTGAGATGATGTGAGTCAATGGAAGCTACGTAAGGGTTAATGT
Encoded here:
- the znf710b gene encoding uncharacterized protein znf710b isoform X2 translates to MARLVDIGTQTDPVVVLSLAQAAVLGLISQNEVFGATIAPNGFYTGEPKESPAPPVDGVDYEYADQLIGANGDYLGDNLGEDGQMQPSCSQRRWQQGPPQHPEAKMVGPDRHSLQGGDVSSSHVSSSHVKGEVVNSAMSSCVHMLNNLAPRGGLVQVDPATLRGNNKNCAECEREASNQPQANTHGHPPPPQVSHRGGEQGHRGLQSQRPMGGHGRGGREDEEEVEHQGNNMMKPTQQDEAISSYFQTSEVGSYDSAEMGMAGEYEDGSQNMMWTDGNAGAQHQQPPHPQPPRRHGGRRVDRLDINIQIDESYCVDVGDGLKRWKCRMCDKSYTSKYNLVTHILGHNGIKPHACPHCGKLFKQPSHLQTHLLTHQGTRPHKCTVCKKGFTQTSHLKRHMLQHTDVKPYSCRFCRRGFAYPSELRAHEVKHERGRCHVCSQCGMEFPTYAHLKRHQTSHQGPHTFQCTECNKSFAYRSQLQNHLLKHQSPRPYTCSQCGLEFVQLHHLRQHSLTHKGMKGHKCDVCSREFTLSANLKRHMLIHNSVRPFQCHVCFKSFIQKQTLKTHMIVHLPVKPFKCKVCGKSFNRMYNLLGHMHLHAGSKPFKCPYCTSKFNLKGNLSRHMKVKHGMDVSPEGQEVLPEMDSQGEYEGQNFSFTSPDNMDNGGSQNLTKLTTANMEDMEEYYNFGKDTSSYTTP
- the znf710b gene encoding uncharacterized protein znf710b isoform X1 produces the protein MRSLKHLKPHSRRSVEEASRRLGRCEPKVMARLVDIGTQTDPVVVLSLAQAAVLGLISQNEVFGATIAPNGFYTGEPKESPAPPVDGVDYEYADQLIGANGDYLGDNLGEDGQMQPSCSQRRWQQGPPQHPEAKMVGPDRHSLQGGDVSSSHVSSSHVKGEVVNSAMSSCVHMLNNLAPRGGLVQVDPATLRGNNKNCAECEREASNQPQANTHGHPPPPQVSHRGGEQGHRGLQSQRPMGGHGRGGREDEEEVEHQGNNMMKPTQQDEAISSYFQTSEVGSYDSAEMGMAGEYEDGSQNMMWTDGNAGAQHQQPPHPQPPRRHGGRRVDRLDINIQIDESYCVDVGDGLKRWKCRMCDKSYTSKYNLVTHILGHNGIKPHACPHCGKLFKQPSHLQTHLLTHQGTRPHKCTVCKKGFTQTSHLKRHMLQHTDVKPYSCRFCRRGFAYPSELRAHEVKHERGRCHVCSQCGMEFPTYAHLKRHQTSHQGPHTFQCTECNKSFAYRSQLQNHLLKHQSPRPYTCSQCGLEFVQLHHLRQHSLTHKGMKGHKCDVCSREFTLSANLKRHMLIHNSVRPFQCHVCFKSFIQKQTLKTHMIVHLPVKPFKCKVCGKSFNRMYNLLGHMHLHAGSKPFKCPYCTSKFNLKGNLSRHMKVKHGMDVSPEGQEVLPEMDSQGEYEGQNFSFTSPDNMDNGGSQNLTKLTTANMEDMEEYYNFGKDTSSYTTP